The genomic window GATTTTAAGAGATATTGCCAAACAAGGCGATAGACAATTCGATAAAAGAGATCTAGAGGGCGATAGCATATTCGAAGAAATAGAGAATTCTAAAGCCATGTACGTTCCTGGATATAACCCAAGTCCATTCTGGACTAAACACGGAACAGGAAGAGATCTCAGAGACTTAAGCATGGAGAAAAGGCCTTGGGGTTACTTTTGGGACGCACATGAACATACCAGACGAAAGAACGAGATTTTTAGACCAGTGAATAAATGGCACGACTTCCTGATGGTTCATATATTCAGGCCTGACATGCATCAGCACTGTTATGGAGATCCTAATTTATCGACTTACGATGAAAATAAACTGGAAGAGTTATACAAAGATACAGATGACCTAGCCGAGGAAATCTTAGAATACTTCTCCGAAGACTACGATACAATTATTTTTATGTCCGATCATGGTTTGCCTACGGAGAATGGGCATAACGAAAATGCTTTCTACAGTTCCAATAGAGAGTTATTTGGAGAGGAAGTTCCTAAGATTACGGACTTCTATGATAAGATCTTGGAGATTCAGGACGCTAGGTTATAGTTTTTCTGAAGCTCTCCTCTATAACCTCAATATTTTTGGCAATATCATAGTCCTCAACTATTTTTCTTCGAGCCTCTCCACCCATTTCCTCTCTTGTCTCTTTTGACTGTATAAGTTTGGAGAGTTTCTCGCTTAGTACTTCAGGGTTCTTTGGCTCTGCCAAGAGACCATCTTTTCCGTCTTCTATCAGTTCCGGTATGGCTGATACAGTGGTTGATACAGAAGGTGTTTCTAAAGCCATTGCTTCTTTGAGAACCATCGGCATAGCGTCGAGATCACCGCTCTCTGCTTCTACGCATGGGAGGATGAAGGCCTTTGCTTCTTCTATCTGTTTCTTTAGTTCTTGGTCGGAGATATAGCCCATGAAGTTGATATCCTCTCTTACTCCAAGCTCCTCCGATAGTTGTTTGAGTTCGTTTTCGAGTTCTCCCTCTCCAATAATAGTGTACTCGAGTTCTGGATAGTCTTCTTTCAACTCTGCGAAGGCCTTTATTCCATATTTGAATCCTTTTTTCTCTACAAGCCGGCCTACAGAGACTATCTTGTTTTTCTCTTTAAGGCCTTTAGGTTCGAACTTTTCAGGTCTTATAGATACGGGCACTATATCAATAGATTTTTCAAGCGAGAATTCTTCTCTGAGATAGTTTCTGTTGTACTCTGAAACTGTGACTATCTTTTGAGGATATCGTAGTAATTTGCTGCCTTGTTCTTTTCTTCCCTTCTTGAATATATCTGCGGCGTGTACCTCAATAACCCAAGGTACAGAATAAATCGAAGAAAGGTGTTCTACAGAATATTTATTGTTATGGGCAAAATGAGTCATTAAAATGTCTGGATCATAATCTGAGCCATCCAAAATTTTGCTCATCTGTTTGGTACGATAGAGATTCTTTATCTTCTCTTTAATCATCGTTTCCGTTTTTGGCAAGCTAACTAGCGCCTTTACATCTTTTTTAGTTGTAGGTAGAGCTTTATAGATACTCTTCTTTCTTATAGAATCTATATAATGAACTTCTGCTGCTATGTTAGACAGTTCATCGTGTTCAATATCCTCTTCGGGATTATTGAAGGCAATAATTTTTATCCGATGACCTCTCTTCTCTAACTGATAAATTTCATTTAGAATAAAGGTCTCTGAAACTTTTGGGAAGTTACCGAGAATATATAGTATCTTCATTTTTTCAAACCTTTAATTTTCTCAATTGTTCTTTCAATAGTTTCTTTTATACCATACCACTTTAGCGCGGAATATAGTTTATCCCAAGACCTTGGGTTGATTTTTTTGATTTTTAGATTATTTCTTTTGAGATAATGGACTCTTGAACTTGTTTTATTGTTGAGTTGTTTTTGAGCTTTTTCTGGCATTACTGTGAATCTGTACCCTATTGTATCAAATTTGTCTAGTCTTCCGTGTAGTATTTTTGCCTCGTTGTAGAGGTATCCTGGTATTCCGAATCTGCAGTTGTATTCAGAGGGTATTGTTGTAAAGTCTACATCGGAGTAATATAGGGCTTTCCTGAATACTGGTTGGTCTCTGTGGCTTTCGTATGACCGGTCTTCATATAGTTCTTTCCAGTCATCGAAGAGCTGTTGAACGTCGTCCGTCTTACGGTAGCTTATCACTCCCGTATTTAGTTCCGAAAATGTTGGTGGAACATCCTCCATCTCTTCTGATGCTCTCTGAGGCGCTCTTCTAATCGCTAGCTCAAATTGATTTAGCACATCAAAGAGTTCATTGATCTCGTCTACTACATAGGTGTCAGTATCAAGGTATAGTGTTCTATCATAAGGTGTTTTTTCCAATAAGTAAATCTTATCGCTTCCTTTCCCGGGATCATCAACAACTATATTTTCATCAATAAAGTCATACTGCTTCTCTTCTAAAGTTATTAGAGTTATAGGCACATCATTTGTCTTTTTCAGCTGCTTAGCTGATTTTTCAAATTCTCTAAAGTAGTTTTCTTCAGTGACTATATAGACAACTCCTTCTGAATCTTTCATTTTTACTATTCAACTCTCCATTCATACAGTACTTTTGCTTTGCTTTTCAATTCAGTGGCTTTATCCAGATCCATTTTTTCGTTTTCTGTTAAGACCTCTGATTTCCAGACGTATTCACCTTCTGTGGTTAGGTCATATTTTATTTCTGAATTAATTAAAGAGAAGCTTTTGCGGTTGTAGATTTGTTCGCATCCTTCCGGTATTTTTCTTCCAAATTGTTGGACGAACCCTTTTCTGCCGAAGTATTCTGAGTTAAGTATTTCCCGGGATTCTACCTCGCTGTCTTGAATGAGGCCGTGAATTATGTCTATCATTTCTGTGTGGCTGTAGAGACCTCTTTCATCAATCTCCAAGTCTAGTTCTCTACCTTTGCTGAAGATGATGCAAGGTACTTCTACGAGTTCTTTGTAGGTGCCGAGGTGGTGGCCTATTAGCTTGGTTCCTTGCTTTTCGTATTCTCCTATCAGTTCTCCATGATCACCAAGAACAATGAAGACTGTATTCTCTGGAGCTTCTCTGTAGAAGTTTCTTATTTTTCTGTCGGCATATCTTATCGAGGCCTTGTATGCTTTCTGTCGTATATCGAGCTTGGTGTCCGAGAATCCTTCCGGCAGGTAATCTTCGAGGACCTTAGTCTGTGAGGCGTCTAGTACCTCTTCTTCAGAATAATCGGATAGATATGACTCCCTGTCTTCTTCGTCAAATGTGTAAGGCGAGTGTACCGGCATGATGTTGGCGAATACGAATTCATCTTTCTCGGATTTGAGTTTCTTGTTCGCTTCTTCTAGAGTTCTTACTGTTTTCCCCGAGTTGTGGTCTGCTTCTCTTGAGGTGAACTTATCGGTTATGTGTCGGAAGAAACTTTTAGCTGAATCAATATCTCGTTTCTTTATAGTCTTCTTGAAGAAGTAGCTGTATTTTTCTTTTCTGCCGGAGAATTCGTCGTCTTTCTGCCAGATCTCTTTCCAAGTATCTCCTCCGAGGTCTTCAGTTGTCTGTACAAACTGCTGGAATCCCTCGCTGAACCCTGTTTCCTCTGTTATCAAATGGTTCTCTGTGAAGGCAGAGGT from Candidatus Nanohalobium constans includes these protein-coding regions:
- a CDS encoding alkaline phosphatase family protein, encoding MSENSVLVIAFDGLDKELIEEFDLEHVKQEEYGSIDNKTGMSSIKTSELFASFITGKTREEHGIKGLKKEEHWLPSLIPSKVAQKVRGGYTVKQILRDIAKQGDRQFDKRDLEGDSIFEEIENSKAMYVPGYNPSPFWTKHGTGRDLRDLSMEKRPWGYFWDAHEHTRRKNEIFRPVNKWHDFLMVHIFRPDMHQHCYGDPNLSTYDENKLEELYKDTDDLAEEILEYFSEDYDTIIFMSDHGLPTENGHNENAFYSSNRELFGEEVPKITDFYDKILEIQDARL
- a CDS encoding glycosyltransferase gives rise to the protein MKILYILGNFPKVSETFILNEIYQLEKRGHRIKIIAFNNPEEDIEHDELSNIAAEVHYIDSIRKKSIYKALPTTKKDVKALVSLPKTETMIKEKIKNLYRTKQMSKILDGSDYDPDILMTHFAHNNKYSVEHLSSIYSVPWVIEVHAADIFKKGRKEQGSKLLRYPQKIVTVSEYNRNYLREEFSLEKSIDIVPVSIRPEKFEPKGLKEKNKIVSVGRLVEKKGFKYGIKAFAELKEDYPELEYTIIGEGELENELKQLSEELGVREDINFMGYISDQELKKQIEEAKAFILPCVEAESGDLDAMPMVLKEAMALETPSVSTTVSAIPELIEDGKDGLLAEPKNPEVLSEKLSKLIQSKETREEMGGEARRKIVEDYDIAKNIEVIEESFRKTIT
- a CDS encoding putative nucleotide-diphospho-sugar transferase, yielding MKDSEGVVYIVTEENYFREFEKSAKQLKKTNDVPITLITLEEKQYDFIDENIVVDDPGKGSDKIYLLEKTPYDRTLYLDTDTYVVDEINELFDVLNQFELAIRRAPQRASEEMEDVPPTFSELNTGVISYRKTDDVQQLFDDWKELYEDRSYESHRDQPVFRKALYYSDVDFTTIPSEYNCRFGIPGYLYNEAKILHGRLDKFDTIGYRFTVMPEKAQKQLNNKTSSRVHYLKRNNLKIKKINPRSWDKLYSALKWYGIKETIERTIEKIKGLKK
- a CDS encoding sulfatase-like hydrolase/transferase, which gives rise to MNIVLLVVDTWRKKDFVKDNSIAPFLSEKSEEGLHLENYYANSPWTVPAHASLFSGKLSSEHGTTTENTYFSEENMLTSMLVSKGFSTSAFTENHLITEETGFSEGFQQFVQTTEDLGGDTWKEIWQKDDEFSGRKEKYSYFFKKTIKKRDIDSAKSFFRHITDKFTSREADHNSGKTVRTLEEANKKLKSEKDEFVFANIMPVHSPYTFDEEDRESYLSDYSEEEVLDASQTKVLEDYLPEGFSDTKLDIRQKAYKASIRYADRKIRNFYREAPENTVFIVLGDHGELIGEYEKQGTKLIGHHLGTYKELVEVPCIIFSKGRELDLEIDERGLYSHTEMIDIIHGLIQDSEVESREILNSEYFGRKGFVQQFGRKIPEGCEQIYNRKSFSLINSEIKYDLTTEGEYVWKSEVLTENEKMDLDKATELKSKAKVLYEWRVE